In Dioscorea cayenensis subsp. rotundata cultivar TDr96_F1 chromosome 9, TDr96_F1_v2_PseudoChromosome.rev07_lg8_w22 25.fasta, whole genome shotgun sequence, a genomic segment contains:
- the LOC120268565 gene encoding NADH-ubiquinone oxidoreductase chain 4L-like: protein MDGGGVLKRRSLGLKPELKKPILRRKTGIRGILLNRRNILIMSMPIESMLLAVNSNFLVFSVSLDDMMGQSFASLVPTVAAAESAIGSAIFVITFRVRGTIAVESINCIQG, encoded by the exons ATGGATGGTGGCGGTGTTCTCAAACGGCGAAGCCTTGGTCTCAAGCCTGAACTCAAGAAACCAATCTTGCGTCGGAAGACTG GTATTCGGGGAATCCTCCTTAATAGACGAAATATTCTTATTATGTCAATGCCAATTGAATCAATGTTATTAGCTGTCAATTCGAACTTTTTGGTATTTTCCGTTTCTTTGGATGATATGATGGGTCAATCATTTGCTTCATTAGTTCCAACAGTGGCAGCTGCGGAATCCGCTATTGGATCAGCCATTTTCGTTATTACTTTTCGAGTCCGAGGGACTATTGCTGTCGAATCTATAAATTGCATTCAAGGTTAA